From one Marmota flaviventris isolate mMarFla1 chromosome 1, mMarFla1.hap1, whole genome shotgun sequence genomic stretch:
- the Adamtsl5 gene encoding ADAMTS-like protein 5 isoform X4 has translation MGFSVGLAGTRCIGTLCPPRPRPFQSLLLLLWTLLNCVLGSSAQGPGEWTPWGSWSHCSSSCGRGVSVRSRRCIRPVRRLPGEEPCWESGHEYRVCQLPDCPPGAVPFRDLQCALYNGHPVLGTQKTYQWIPFHGAPNQCDLNCLAEGHAFYHSFGRVLDGTPCSPGAQGLCVAGRCLSAGCDGVLGSGALEDRCGRCGGANDSCLFVQRVFRDAGAFAGYWNVTLIPEGARHIRVAHRSRNHLALMGVDGHYVLNGNWEVSPPGTYEAAGTRVVYARAAAPQETLHAAGPTSQDLLLQILLQEPNPGIQFEFWLPRERYGPFQVQTQALGWPVRQPQPREVEARAPIAPPPLMPTLAPVFQARVVGRHRQAQETRYEVHIQLIYKSRWPLRTREYVWAPAHCPCPPLASQQEYLMAIRRLISPDGTQDRLLLPHAGYARPWSPAEDSRIRLAARRCPV, from the exons ATGGGGTTCAGCGTCGGATTAGCTGGCACCCGCTGCATAGGCACCCTCTGCCCCCCGAGACCCCGACCCTTCCAGAGCCTTCTGCTCTTGCTGTGGACCCTCCTGAACTGTGTTTTAGGGAGCAGCGCTCAG GGTCCGGGGGAGTGGACGCCCTGGGGGTCCTGGAGCCACTGCTCCAGCTCCTGTGGGCGGGGCGTCTCAGTGCGCAGCAGGCGCTGCATCCG GCCCGTCCGCAGGCTTCCCGGGGAGGAACCGTGCTGGGAGAGCGGCCATGAGTACCGCGTTTGCCAGTTGCCG GACTGTCCCCCAGGGGCTGTGCCATTCCGAGACCTACAGTGTGCCCTCTACAATGGCCACCCTGTCCTGGGCACCCAGAAAACCTATCAATGGATCCCTTTCCACGGCG CACCCAACCAGTGCGATCTCAACTGCCTGGCGGAGGGACACGCCTTCTATCACAGCTTTGGCCGTGTCCTGGACGGCACCCCCTGCAGCCCAGGTGCGCAAGGCCTCTGCGTGGCTGGCCGCTGCCTG AGCGCCGGCTGTGATGGGGTGCTGGGCTCCGGAGCCCTCGAGGACCGCTGCGGCCGCTGTGGCGGCGCCAACGACTCTTGCCTCTTCGTGCAGCGCGTGTTCCGTGACGCTG GTGCCTTCGCCGGGTACTGGAACGTGACCCTGATCCCCGAGGGCGCCAGACACATCCGCGTGGCGCACCGGAGTCGCAACCACCTGG CGCTGATGGGGGTCGACGGGCACTACGTGCTCAACGGGAACTGGGAGGTCAGTCCGCCCGGGACCTACGAGGCTGCGGGCACCCGCGTGGTCTACGCCCGCGCCGCAGCGCCGCAGGAGACACTGCACGCAGCAGGGCCCACCTCCCAAGACCTGCTCTTGCAG atcctcctgcagGAGCCCAACCCCGGCATCCAGTTTGAGTTCTGGCTCCCTCGAGAGCGCTACGGGCCCTTCCAGGTGCAGACGCAGGCCCTGGGCTGGCCCGTGCGGCAGCCACAGCCGCGGGAGGTGGAGGCTCGGGCCCCCATTGCTCCCCCACCTCTGATGCCCACCCTGGCCCCAG TGTTCCAGGCCCGTGTGGTGGGCCGCCACCGCCAGGCCCAGGAGACCCGCTATGAGGTGCACATACAGCTCATTTACAAGAGCCGCTGGCCACTGCGGACTCGAGAGTATGTGTGGGCGCCTGCCCACTGCCCCTGCCCACCACTGGCCTCCCAGCAGGAGTACCTGATGGCTATCCGGCGTCTCATCAGCCCTGATGGCACACAGGACAGGCTGCTGCTGCCCCATGCTGGCTACGCCAGGCCCTGGAGCCCTGCTGAGGACAGCCGCATCCGGCTGGCTGCCCGGCGCTGTCCTGTCTGA
- the Adamtsl5 gene encoding ADAMTS-like protein 5 isoform X5, producing the protein MGFSVGLAGTRCIGTLCPPRPRPFQSLLLLLWTLLNCVLGSSAQGPGEWTPWGSWSHCSSSCGRGVSVRSRRCIRPVRRLPGEEPCWESGHEYRVCQLPDCPPGAVPFRDLQCALYNGHPVLGTQKTYQWIPFHGAPNQCDLNCLAEGHAFYHSFGRVLDGTPCSPGAQGLCVAGRCLSAGCDGVLGSGALEDRCGRCGGANDSCLFVQRVFRDAGAFAGYWNVTLIPEGARHIRVAHRSRNHLALMGVDGHYVLNGNWEVSPPGTYEAAGTRVVYARAAAPQETLHAAGPTSQDLLLQILLQEPNPGIQFEFWLPRERYGPFQVQTQALGWPVRQPQPREVEARAPIAPPPLMPTLAPDPCPPCPDTRGRAHRLLHYCGSDFDYFLVVGGRVPLFCFYVVLRIGPSGSHVLGERSATQPSPAPAPSDPNLTPWCDH; encoded by the exons ATGGGGTTCAGCGTCGGATTAGCTGGCACCCGCTGCATAGGCACCCTCTGCCCCCCGAGACCCCGACCCTTCCAGAGCCTTCTGCTCTTGCTGTGGACCCTCCTGAACTGTGTTTTAGGGAGCAGCGCTCAG GGTCCGGGGGAGTGGACGCCCTGGGGGTCCTGGAGCCACTGCTCCAGCTCCTGTGGGCGGGGCGTCTCAGTGCGCAGCAGGCGCTGCATCCG GCCCGTCCGCAGGCTTCCCGGGGAGGAACCGTGCTGGGAGAGCGGCCATGAGTACCGCGTTTGCCAGTTGCCG GACTGTCCCCCAGGGGCTGTGCCATTCCGAGACCTACAGTGTGCCCTCTACAATGGCCACCCTGTCCTGGGCACCCAGAAAACCTATCAATGGATCCCTTTCCACGGCG CACCCAACCAGTGCGATCTCAACTGCCTGGCGGAGGGACACGCCTTCTATCACAGCTTTGGCCGTGTCCTGGACGGCACCCCCTGCAGCCCAGGTGCGCAAGGCCTCTGCGTGGCTGGCCGCTGCCTG AGCGCCGGCTGTGATGGGGTGCTGGGCTCCGGAGCCCTCGAGGACCGCTGCGGCCGCTGTGGCGGCGCCAACGACTCTTGCCTCTTCGTGCAGCGCGTGTTCCGTGACGCTG GTGCCTTCGCCGGGTACTGGAACGTGACCCTGATCCCCGAGGGCGCCAGACACATCCGCGTGGCGCACCGGAGTCGCAACCACCTGG CGCTGATGGGGGTCGACGGGCACTACGTGCTCAACGGGAACTGGGAGGTCAGTCCGCCCGGGACCTACGAGGCTGCGGGCACCCGCGTGGTCTACGCCCGCGCCGCAGCGCCGCAGGAGACACTGCACGCAGCAGGGCCCACCTCCCAAGACCTGCTCTTGCAG atcctcctgcagGAGCCCAACCCCGGCATCCAGTTTGAGTTCTGGCTCCCTCGAGAGCGCTACGGGCCCTTCCAGGTGCAGACGCAGGCCCTGGGCTGGCCCGTGCGGCAGCCACAGCCGCGGGAGGTGGAGGCTCGGGCCCCCATTGCTCCCCCACCTCTGATGCCCACCCTGGCCCCAG acccctgcccaccctgccctgACACCCGTGGTCGTGCCCACCGGCTGCTCCACTATTGCGGCAGCGACTTTG attattttttagttgtcggtgGACgcgtacctttattttgtttttatgtggtgctgaggattggacccagtggctcacacgtgctaggcgagcgctctgccacccagcccagcccagccccagccccttctgaCCCTAATTTGACTCCTTGGTGTGATCACTAA
- the Adamtsl5 gene encoding ADAMTS-like protein 5 isoform X1 — MGFSVGLAGTRCIGTLCPPRPRPFQSLLLLLWTLLNCVLGSSAQGPGEWTPWGSWSHCSSSCGRGVSVRSRRCIRPVRRLPGEEPCWESGHEYRVCQLPDCPPGAVPFRDLQCALYNGHPVLGTQKTYQWIPFHGAPNQCDLNCLAEGHAFYHSFGRVLDGTPCSPGAQGLCVAGRCLSAGCDGVLGSGALEDRCGRCGGANDSCLFVQRVFRDAGAFAGYWNVTLIPEGARHIRVAHRSRNHLALMGVDGHYVLNGNWEVSPPGTYEAAGTRVVYARAAAPQETLHAAGPTSQDLLLQILLQEPNPGIQFEFWLPRERYGPFQVQTQALGWPVRQPQPREVEARAPIAPPPLMPTLAPDPCPPCPDTRGRAHRLLHYCGSDFVFQARVVGRHRQAQETRYEVHIQLIYKSRWPLRTREYVWAPAHCPCPPLASQQEYLMAIRRLISPDGTQDRLLLPHAGYARPWSPAEDSRIRLAARRCPV, encoded by the exons ATGGGGTTCAGCGTCGGATTAGCTGGCACCCGCTGCATAGGCACCCTCTGCCCCCCGAGACCCCGACCCTTCCAGAGCCTTCTGCTCTTGCTGTGGACCCTCCTGAACTGTGTTTTAGGGAGCAGCGCTCAG GGTCCGGGGGAGTGGACGCCCTGGGGGTCCTGGAGCCACTGCTCCAGCTCCTGTGGGCGGGGCGTCTCAGTGCGCAGCAGGCGCTGCATCCG GCCCGTCCGCAGGCTTCCCGGGGAGGAACCGTGCTGGGAGAGCGGCCATGAGTACCGCGTTTGCCAGTTGCCG GACTGTCCCCCAGGGGCTGTGCCATTCCGAGACCTACAGTGTGCCCTCTACAATGGCCACCCTGTCCTGGGCACCCAGAAAACCTATCAATGGATCCCTTTCCACGGCG CACCCAACCAGTGCGATCTCAACTGCCTGGCGGAGGGACACGCCTTCTATCACAGCTTTGGCCGTGTCCTGGACGGCACCCCCTGCAGCCCAGGTGCGCAAGGCCTCTGCGTGGCTGGCCGCTGCCTG AGCGCCGGCTGTGATGGGGTGCTGGGCTCCGGAGCCCTCGAGGACCGCTGCGGCCGCTGTGGCGGCGCCAACGACTCTTGCCTCTTCGTGCAGCGCGTGTTCCGTGACGCTG GTGCCTTCGCCGGGTACTGGAACGTGACCCTGATCCCCGAGGGCGCCAGACACATCCGCGTGGCGCACCGGAGTCGCAACCACCTGG CGCTGATGGGGGTCGACGGGCACTACGTGCTCAACGGGAACTGGGAGGTCAGTCCGCCCGGGACCTACGAGGCTGCGGGCACCCGCGTGGTCTACGCCCGCGCCGCAGCGCCGCAGGAGACACTGCACGCAGCAGGGCCCACCTCCCAAGACCTGCTCTTGCAG atcctcctgcagGAGCCCAACCCCGGCATCCAGTTTGAGTTCTGGCTCCCTCGAGAGCGCTACGGGCCCTTCCAGGTGCAGACGCAGGCCCTGGGCTGGCCCGTGCGGCAGCCACAGCCGCGGGAGGTGGAGGCTCGGGCCCCCATTGCTCCCCCACCTCTGATGCCCACCCTGGCCCCAG acccctgcccaccctgccctgACACCCGTGGTCGTGCCCACCGGCTGCTCCACTATTGCGGCAGCGACTTTG TGTTCCAGGCCCGTGTGGTGGGCCGCCACCGCCAGGCCCAGGAGACCCGCTATGAGGTGCACATACAGCTCATTTACAAGAGCCGCTGGCCACTGCGGACTCGAGAGTATGTGTGGGCGCCTGCCCACTGCCCCTGCCCACCACTGGCCTCCCAGCAGGAGTACCTGATGGCTATCCGGCGTCTCATCAGCCCTGATGGCACACAGGACAGGCTGCTGCTGCCCCATGCTGGCTACGCCAGGCCCTGGAGCCCTGCTGAGGACAGCCGCATCCGGCTGGCTGCCCGGCGCTGTCCTGTCTGA
- the Adamtsl5 gene encoding ADAMTS-like protein 5 isoform X2, whose product MGFSVGLAGTRCIGTLCPPRPRPFQSLLLLLWTLLNCVLGSSAQGPGEWTPWGSWSHCSSSCGRGVSVRSRRCIRLPGEEPCWESGHEYRVCQLPDCPPGAVPFRDLQCALYNGHPVLGTQKTYQWIPFHGAPNQCDLNCLAEGHAFYHSFGRVLDGTPCSPGAQGLCVAGRCLSAGCDGVLGSGALEDRCGRCGGANDSCLFVQRVFRDAGAFAGYWNVTLIPEGARHIRVAHRSRNHLALMGVDGHYVLNGNWEVSPPGTYEAAGTRVVYARAAAPQETLHAAGPTSQDLLLQILLQEPNPGIQFEFWLPRERYGPFQVQTQALGWPVRQPQPREVEARAPIAPPPLMPTLAPDPCPPCPDTRGRAHRLLHYCGSDFVFQARVVGRHRQAQETRYEVHIQLIYKSRWPLRTREYVWAPAHCPCPPLASQQEYLMAIRRLISPDGTQDRLLLPHAGYARPWSPAEDSRIRLAARRCPV is encoded by the exons ATGGGGTTCAGCGTCGGATTAGCTGGCACCCGCTGCATAGGCACCCTCTGCCCCCCGAGACCCCGACCCTTCCAGAGCCTTCTGCTCTTGCTGTGGACCCTCCTGAACTGTGTTTTAGGGAGCAGCGCTCAG GGTCCGGGGGAGTGGACGCCCTGGGGGTCCTGGAGCCACTGCTCCAGCTCCTGTGGGCGGGGCGTCTCAGTGCGCAGCAGGCGCTGCATCCG GCTTCCCGGGGAGGAACCGTGCTGGGAGAGCGGCCATGAGTACCGCGTTTGCCAGTTGCCG GACTGTCCCCCAGGGGCTGTGCCATTCCGAGACCTACAGTGTGCCCTCTACAATGGCCACCCTGTCCTGGGCACCCAGAAAACCTATCAATGGATCCCTTTCCACGGCG CACCCAACCAGTGCGATCTCAACTGCCTGGCGGAGGGACACGCCTTCTATCACAGCTTTGGCCGTGTCCTGGACGGCACCCCCTGCAGCCCAGGTGCGCAAGGCCTCTGCGTGGCTGGCCGCTGCCTG AGCGCCGGCTGTGATGGGGTGCTGGGCTCCGGAGCCCTCGAGGACCGCTGCGGCCGCTGTGGCGGCGCCAACGACTCTTGCCTCTTCGTGCAGCGCGTGTTCCGTGACGCTG GTGCCTTCGCCGGGTACTGGAACGTGACCCTGATCCCCGAGGGCGCCAGACACATCCGCGTGGCGCACCGGAGTCGCAACCACCTGG CGCTGATGGGGGTCGACGGGCACTACGTGCTCAACGGGAACTGGGAGGTCAGTCCGCCCGGGACCTACGAGGCTGCGGGCACCCGCGTGGTCTACGCCCGCGCCGCAGCGCCGCAGGAGACACTGCACGCAGCAGGGCCCACCTCCCAAGACCTGCTCTTGCAG atcctcctgcagGAGCCCAACCCCGGCATCCAGTTTGAGTTCTGGCTCCCTCGAGAGCGCTACGGGCCCTTCCAGGTGCAGACGCAGGCCCTGGGCTGGCCCGTGCGGCAGCCACAGCCGCGGGAGGTGGAGGCTCGGGCCCCCATTGCTCCCCCACCTCTGATGCCCACCCTGGCCCCAG acccctgcccaccctgccctgACACCCGTGGTCGTGCCCACCGGCTGCTCCACTATTGCGGCAGCGACTTTG TGTTCCAGGCCCGTGTGGTGGGCCGCCACCGCCAGGCCCAGGAGACCCGCTATGAGGTGCACATACAGCTCATTTACAAGAGCCGCTGGCCACTGCGGACTCGAGAGTATGTGTGGGCGCCTGCCCACTGCCCCTGCCCACCACTGGCCTCCCAGCAGGAGTACCTGATGGCTATCCGGCGTCTCATCAGCCCTGATGGCACACAGGACAGGCTGCTGCTGCCCCATGCTGGCTACGCCAGGCCCTGGAGCCCTGCTGAGGACAGCCGCATCCGGCTGGCTGCCCGGCGCTGTCCTGTCTGA
- the Adamtsl5 gene encoding ADAMTS-like protein 5 isoform X3 gives MGFSVGLAGTRCIGTLCPPRPRPFQSLLLLLWTLLNCVLGSSAQGPGEWTPWGSWSHCSSSCGRGVSVRSRRCIRPVRRLPGEEPCWESGHEYRVCQLPDCPPGAVPFRDLQCALYNGHPVLGTQKTYQWIPFHGAPNQCDLNCLAEGHAFYHSFGRVLDGTPCSPGAQGLCVAGRCLSAGCDGVLGSGALEDRCGRCGGANDSCLFVQRVFRDAGAFAGYWNVTLIPEGARHIRVAHRSRNHLALMGVDGHYVLNGNWEVSPPGTYEAAGTRVVYARAAAPQETLHAAGPTSQDLLLQEPNPGIQFEFWLPRERYGPFQVQTQALGWPVRQPQPREVEARAPIAPPPLMPTLAPDPCPPCPDTRGRAHRLLHYCGSDFVFQARVVGRHRQAQETRYEVHIQLIYKSRWPLRTREYVWAPAHCPCPPLASQQEYLMAIRRLISPDGTQDRLLLPHAGYARPWSPAEDSRIRLAARRCPV, from the exons ATGGGGTTCAGCGTCGGATTAGCTGGCACCCGCTGCATAGGCACCCTCTGCCCCCCGAGACCCCGACCCTTCCAGAGCCTTCTGCTCTTGCTGTGGACCCTCCTGAACTGTGTTTTAGGGAGCAGCGCTCAG GGTCCGGGGGAGTGGACGCCCTGGGGGTCCTGGAGCCACTGCTCCAGCTCCTGTGGGCGGGGCGTCTCAGTGCGCAGCAGGCGCTGCATCCG GCCCGTCCGCAGGCTTCCCGGGGAGGAACCGTGCTGGGAGAGCGGCCATGAGTACCGCGTTTGCCAGTTGCCG GACTGTCCCCCAGGGGCTGTGCCATTCCGAGACCTACAGTGTGCCCTCTACAATGGCCACCCTGTCCTGGGCACCCAGAAAACCTATCAATGGATCCCTTTCCACGGCG CACCCAACCAGTGCGATCTCAACTGCCTGGCGGAGGGACACGCCTTCTATCACAGCTTTGGCCGTGTCCTGGACGGCACCCCCTGCAGCCCAGGTGCGCAAGGCCTCTGCGTGGCTGGCCGCTGCCTG AGCGCCGGCTGTGATGGGGTGCTGGGCTCCGGAGCCCTCGAGGACCGCTGCGGCCGCTGTGGCGGCGCCAACGACTCTTGCCTCTTCGTGCAGCGCGTGTTCCGTGACGCTG GTGCCTTCGCCGGGTACTGGAACGTGACCCTGATCCCCGAGGGCGCCAGACACATCCGCGTGGCGCACCGGAGTCGCAACCACCTGG CGCTGATGGGGGTCGACGGGCACTACGTGCTCAACGGGAACTGGGAGGTCAGTCCGCCCGGGACCTACGAGGCTGCGGGCACCCGCGTGGTCTACGCCCGCGCCGCAGCGCCGCAGGAGACACTGCACGCAGCAGGGCCCACCTCCCAAGACCTGCTCTTGCAG GAGCCCAACCCCGGCATCCAGTTTGAGTTCTGGCTCCCTCGAGAGCGCTACGGGCCCTTCCAGGTGCAGACGCAGGCCCTGGGCTGGCCCGTGCGGCAGCCACAGCCGCGGGAGGTGGAGGCTCGGGCCCCCATTGCTCCCCCACCTCTGATGCCCACCCTGGCCCCAG acccctgcccaccctgccctgACACCCGTGGTCGTGCCCACCGGCTGCTCCACTATTGCGGCAGCGACTTTG TGTTCCAGGCCCGTGTGGTGGGCCGCCACCGCCAGGCCCAGGAGACCCGCTATGAGGTGCACATACAGCTCATTTACAAGAGCCGCTGGCCACTGCGGACTCGAGAGTATGTGTGGGCGCCTGCCCACTGCCCCTGCCCACCACTGGCCTCCCAGCAGGAGTACCTGATGGCTATCCGGCGTCTCATCAGCCCTGATGGCACACAGGACAGGCTGCTGCTGCCCCATGCTGGCTACGCCAGGCCCTGGAGCCCTGCTGAGGACAGCCGCATCCGGCTGGCTGCCCGGCGCTGTCCTGTCTGA
- the Adamtsl5 gene encoding ADAMTS-like protein 5 isoform X6, translated as MGKLRPGAAEWRVPGHTGRPRPFQSLLLLLWTLLNCVLGSSAQGPGEWTPWGSWSHCSSSCGRGVSVRSRRCIRLPGEEPCWESGHEYRVCQLPDCPPGAVPFRDLQCALYNGHPVLGTQKTYQWIPFHGAPNQCDLNCLAEGHAFYHSFGRVLDGTPCSPGAQGLCVAGRCLSAGCDGVLGSGALEDRCGRCGGANDSCLFVQRVFRDAGAFAGYWNVTLIPEGARHIRVAHRSRNHLALMGVDGHYVLNGNWEVSPPGTYEAAGTRVVYARAAAPQETLHAAGPTSQDLLLQILLQEPNPGIQFEFWLPRERYGPFQVQTQALGWPVRQPQPREVEARAPIAPPPLMPTLAPDPCPPCPDTRGRAHRLLHYCGSDFVFQARVVGRHRQAQETRYEVHIQLIYKSRWPLRTREYVWAPAHCPCPPLASQQEYLMAIRRLISPDGTQDRLLLPHAGYARPWSPAEDSRIRLAARRCPV; from the exons atggggaagctgaggcctGGGGCAGCGGAGTGGCGGGTCCCTGGCCACACAGGAAG ACCCCGACCCTTCCAGAGCCTTCTGCTCTTGCTGTGGACCCTCCTGAACTGTGTTTTAGGGAGCAGCGCTCAG GGTCCGGGGGAGTGGACGCCCTGGGGGTCCTGGAGCCACTGCTCCAGCTCCTGTGGGCGGGGCGTCTCAGTGCGCAGCAGGCGCTGCATCCG GCTTCCCGGGGAGGAACCGTGCTGGGAGAGCGGCCATGAGTACCGCGTTTGCCAGTTGCCG GACTGTCCCCCAGGGGCTGTGCCATTCCGAGACCTACAGTGTGCCCTCTACAATGGCCACCCTGTCCTGGGCACCCAGAAAACCTATCAATGGATCCCTTTCCACGGCG CACCCAACCAGTGCGATCTCAACTGCCTGGCGGAGGGACACGCCTTCTATCACAGCTTTGGCCGTGTCCTGGACGGCACCCCCTGCAGCCCAGGTGCGCAAGGCCTCTGCGTGGCTGGCCGCTGCCTG AGCGCCGGCTGTGATGGGGTGCTGGGCTCCGGAGCCCTCGAGGACCGCTGCGGCCGCTGTGGCGGCGCCAACGACTCTTGCCTCTTCGTGCAGCGCGTGTTCCGTGACGCTG GTGCCTTCGCCGGGTACTGGAACGTGACCCTGATCCCCGAGGGCGCCAGACACATCCGCGTGGCGCACCGGAGTCGCAACCACCTGG CGCTGATGGGGGTCGACGGGCACTACGTGCTCAACGGGAACTGGGAGGTCAGTCCGCCCGGGACCTACGAGGCTGCGGGCACCCGCGTGGTCTACGCCCGCGCCGCAGCGCCGCAGGAGACACTGCACGCAGCAGGGCCCACCTCCCAAGACCTGCTCTTGCAG atcctcctgcagGAGCCCAACCCCGGCATCCAGTTTGAGTTCTGGCTCCCTCGAGAGCGCTACGGGCCCTTCCAGGTGCAGACGCAGGCCCTGGGCTGGCCCGTGCGGCAGCCACAGCCGCGGGAGGTGGAGGCTCGGGCCCCCATTGCTCCCCCACCTCTGATGCCCACCCTGGCCCCAG acccctgcccaccctgccctgACACCCGTGGTCGTGCCCACCGGCTGCTCCACTATTGCGGCAGCGACTTTG TGTTCCAGGCCCGTGTGGTGGGCCGCCACCGCCAGGCCCAGGAGACCCGCTATGAGGTGCACATACAGCTCATTTACAAGAGCCGCTGGCCACTGCGGACTCGAGAGTATGTGTGGGCGCCTGCCCACTGCCCCTGCCCACCACTGGCCTCCCAGCAGGAGTACCTGATGGCTATCCGGCGTCTCATCAGCCCTGATGGCACACAGGACAGGCTGCTGCTGCCCCATGCTGGCTACGCCAGGCCCTGGAGCCCTGCTGAGGACAGCCGCATCCGGCTGGCTGCCCGGCGCTGTCCTGTCTGA